Proteins encoded by one window of Halosolutus amylolyticus:
- a CDS encoding alpha/beta fold hydrolase, whose amino-acid sequence MPRASRDGVSIYYERDDGDGTPVVFVQGLGYGRWMWRWQREAVAGEYGVIAPDNRGTGRSDAGLPPLLPRLPGKLRTPLLLKLAGYSIGGLAADLEAVLDDAGIYDAHVVGASMGGMIAQRYALEYSRTKTLTLCCTSHGGPDAVPVPEETQEQIFDVPSGANERETLRHRMRPAFNDRFTNRNPHLMDRIIEWRLEQDANDPAREAQTAAVLNFDVSDRLDGIRIPTLVCHGTNDRVVPVANGELLAEKIAGARLELVEGGSHCFFIEDADRVNETLLSFLAEHE is encoded by the coding sequence ATGCCACGGGCGAGTCGAGACGGCGTGTCGATCTACTACGAGCGCGACGACGGCGACGGAACGCCCGTCGTCTTCGTGCAGGGGCTCGGGTACGGGCGGTGGATGTGGCGCTGGCAGCGGGAGGCCGTCGCCGGCGAGTACGGCGTGATCGCCCCGGACAACCGCGGGACGGGTCGATCGGACGCGGGTCTGCCGCCGCTTCTCCCACGGCTTCCCGGCAAACTCCGGACGCCGCTACTCCTCAAACTCGCGGGCTACTCGATCGGCGGCCTGGCCGCCGACCTCGAGGCGGTGCTCGACGACGCGGGGATCTACGACGCACACGTCGTCGGCGCGAGCATGGGCGGGATGATCGCCCAGCGGTACGCGCTCGAGTACTCGCGGACGAAGACGCTCACCCTCTGCTGTACGTCCCACGGCGGGCCGGATGCCGTCCCGGTCCCCGAGGAGACCCAGGAACAGATCTTCGACGTCCCGTCCGGCGCGAACGAGCGCGAGACGCTCCGCCACCGGATGCGGCCGGCCTTCAACGACCGATTCACGAACCGGAACCCGCACCTGATGGACCGGATCATCGAGTGGCGACTCGAACAGGACGCGAACGACCCCGCACGCGAGGCCCAGACCGCCGCCGTCCTGAACTTCGATGTGAGCGATCGGCTGGACGGCATCCGCATCCCCACGCTCGTCTGCCACGGGACGAACGATCGGGTGGTCCCGGTCGCAAACGGCGAACTCCTGGCCGAAAAGATCGCGGGCGCACGGCTGGAACTCGTCGAAGGCGGGTCACACTGTTTCTTCATCGAGGACGCAGACCGCGTCAACGAGACGCTGCTGTCGTTTCTGGCCGAACACGAGTGA
- the priL gene encoding DNA primase regulatory subunit PriL, giving the protein MQRLHARYPFLEAARDAVATEAVDLATVVEQDRAVVDRARERVVASLEDGETGAPRRDARVELLSYPVARVLVSMVDERVLVRKYARAEAATAYDRFTDDLTDTTELKSVDSTGLDVDSLLAEFDLRDDVRETEDGYRIDVGTYVPLAADLWADEWRLVNRALADGEVPVTESELLTLLREAIRGRIEDGLPFDVPDTIATALEAEAAEIREVLADLELTREIDTVVPDLFPPCMKALLDQIQKGEHLPHHSRFAITAFLASIGMSTDEIVELYRVNSSFGEEMTRYQTDHIRGDTSPTEYSPPSCATMQSYGDCVNKDDLCETIPHPMAYYEERIDDADDEIEDWRETDSESASAGD; this is encoded by the coding sequence ATGCAGCGACTGCACGCCCGGTACCCGTTCCTCGAGGCCGCCCGCGACGCCGTGGCGACGGAGGCCGTCGATCTGGCCACCGTCGTCGAGCAGGATCGGGCGGTCGTCGACCGCGCCCGCGAGCGCGTCGTCGCCTCGCTCGAGGACGGCGAGACCGGTGCTCCGCGCCGCGACGCACGCGTCGAACTGCTCTCCTATCCGGTGGCCCGGGTGCTCGTCTCGATGGTCGACGAGCGGGTCCTCGTCCGGAAGTACGCCCGCGCCGAGGCGGCGACGGCGTACGATCGGTTCACCGACGACCTGACGGACACGACGGAACTGAAAAGCGTCGATTCGACGGGACTCGACGTCGATTCACTGTTGGCCGAGTTCGACCTCCGGGACGACGTCAGGGAGACGGAAGACGGGTACCGCATCGACGTCGGAACCTACGTTCCGCTCGCGGCGGACCTCTGGGCGGACGAGTGGCGACTGGTCAACCGGGCACTGGCCGACGGCGAGGTGCCGGTCACGGAGTCGGAACTACTGACCCTCCTCCGGGAGGCGATCCGCGGTCGGATCGAGGACGGACTGCCGTTCGACGTCCCCGATACGATCGCGACGGCACTGGAAGCCGAGGCCGCCGAGATCCGCGAGGTGCTGGCCGATCTCGAGTTGACCCGCGAGATCGACACCGTCGTTCCCGACCTGTTCCCGCCGTGTATGAAGGCGCTGCTGGACCAGATTCAGAAGGGCGAGCACCTGCCCCACCACTCGCGCTTTGCGATCACTGCATTCCTGGCGAGTATCGGAATGAGCACGGACGAGATCGTCGAACTCTACCGCGTGAACTCCTCGTTCGGCGAGGAGATGACCCGCTACCAGACCGACCACATTCGCGGCGACACGTCGCCGACGGAGTACTCGCCACCCTCCTGTGCGACGATGCAGTCCTACGGCGACTGCGTGAACAAGGACGACCTCTGCGAGACGATTCCGCACCCGATGGCCTACTACGAGGAGCGGATCGACGACGCCGACGACGAGATCGAGGACTGGCGCGAGACCGACAGCGAGAGCGCCTCCGCCGGCGACTGA